A stretch of Mycobacterium sp. ITM-2016-00316 DNA encodes these proteins:
- a CDS encoding response regulator transcription factor produces the protein MVDDDPDVRTSVARGLRHSGFDVRVASNGKEALRMLSNEAHDALVLDVQMPELDGVAVVTALRALGNDIPICVLSARDTVNDRIAGLEAGADDYLTKPFDLGELVARLHALLRRASHSEQESDVMIVGPLTIDTARRLVYVDGERADLTKREFDLLAVLAENAGVVLTRQRLLELVWGYDFDVDTNVADVFISYLRRKLEREDRPRVIHTVRGIGYVLREEA, from the coding sequence ATGGTCGACGACGATCCGGATGTGCGTACGTCGGTGGCCCGCGGGCTGCGCCATTCCGGGTTCGACGTCCGGGTCGCCTCCAACGGCAAGGAGGCCCTCCGGATGCTCTCCAACGAGGCGCACGACGCGCTGGTACTGGATGTGCAGATGCCCGAACTGGACGGTGTCGCCGTGGTGACGGCGCTGCGGGCGCTCGGCAACGACATCCCGATTTGCGTGCTGTCGGCGCGCGATACCGTCAACGACCGCATCGCCGGTCTGGAGGCGGGCGCCGACGACTATCTGACGAAACCGTTCGATCTGGGCGAGCTGGTGGCACGGCTGCATGCCCTGCTGCGGCGGGCCAGCCATTCCGAACAGGAATCGGACGTCATGATCGTGGGCCCGCTGACCATCGACACCGCGCGGCGCCTGGTCTACGTGGACGGTGAACGCGCCGATCTGACCAAGCGCGAATTCGATCTGCTGGCGGTGCTGGCCGAGAACGCCGGTGTGGTGCTCACCCGGCAGCGTCTGTTGGAGCTGGTGTGGGGTTACGACTTCGACGTCGACACCAACGTCGCCGACGTCTTCATCTCCTATCTGCGGCGCAAGCTGGAACGTGAGGACCGCCCGCGGGTCATCCACACCGTGCGCGGCATCGGGTACGTGCTGCGGGAGGAGGCGTAA
- a CDS encoding hemophore, whose product MTVTTAPLRRGLFAAFAGSAIGGAALLGMSAVGAPAAGAAPDPCAASHIAKTVGSVATSMGTYLEAHPAANQSLTAIAAQPAGPQSLVATKNYLDANPETAADLQQLQAPLVKLSTQCKLPVTLPQLLGLVQAAQAPATNLPGGLDALANVGAQGAAEVVSSGTVPGVGSLTGPAAATR is encoded by the coding sequence ATGACTGTCACCACTGCGCCGCTGCGCCGCGGACTGTTCGCTGCGTTCGCTGGATCCGCGATCGGAGGGGCCGCGCTGCTCGGCATGTCCGCGGTGGGCGCGCCCGCAGCCGGTGCCGCGCCGGATCCGTGCGCCGCCAGCCACATCGCCAAGACCGTCGGCTCGGTCGCCACCTCGATGGGCACCTACCTGGAGGCACACCCGGCGGCCAACCAGTCACTCACCGCCATCGCGGCCCAACCGGCCGGCCCGCAGTCGCTGGTGGCGACGAAGAACTATCTGGATGCCAACCCCGAGACGGCCGCGGATCTGCAGCAGTTGCAGGCTCCGCTGGTGAAACTGTCGACCCAGTGCAAGCTACCGGTGACGTTGCCCCAGCTGCTCGGCCTGGTGCAGGCCGCTCAGGCGCCGGCCACGAACCTGCCGGGTGGTCTGGACGCGCTGGCCAATGTCGGTGCCCAGGGTGCCGCCGAGGTGGTGTCCTCGGGCACCGTGCCCGGCGTCGGTTCATTGACCGGTCCTGCCGCTGCCACACGCTGA
- a CDS encoding HAMP domain-containing sensor histidine kinase codes for MRLSLPLIGRSASLRTRVAVASAIAASAVVAAFTVLTTVVLVNNDAAQLDRRLDSIVEASMFPEQLSDPRRGVLTTGRSRSSGQVMFQRGFQLPALPPGTETVEVNGVEYRVRTIPMDQQGGGVLLSIGIRADSILLSQARIPIYIAVGVLTVLVAAGFGWLLAGPAVRPLRRLTEQTKLLGNGAKPGAQMPAVTGAREAEELSDAMAGMLSRLVAAQQATTRSLQAAQDFAANAAHELRTPLTAMRADLDTLRIHDLPTEEREEVVADLLRAQRRVEAIITALGQLASGQLAQAEDRELIDITDLLDRVARENARTDAPVEITVEAGDDLGMVWGWPGGLRLAVDNLVRNAVAHGAAQRIVLSGIRGADRQLRIVVDDDGRGLPAEERTAVLGRFARGSTAAPGGSGLGLALVTQQAALHGGRLELSDSPLGGLRATLTISDRAPDQIEDSEQPSAVSAAPEPSRWRASRAAGRRS; via the coding sequence ATGCGCTTATCTCTGCCCCTGATCGGCCGGTCGGCCTCCCTGCGAACCCGGGTCGCCGTCGCCTCCGCGATCGCGGCCTCCGCGGTGGTCGCCGCTTTCACGGTGCTGACCACCGTCGTGCTGGTCAACAACGATGCGGCACAACTCGATCGGCGCCTGGACTCGATCGTCGAGGCCAGCATGTTCCCCGAGCAGCTGTCCGATCCGCGCCGCGGGGTGCTCACCACCGGCCGGTCACGGTCCAGCGGCCAGGTGATGTTCCAGCGCGGATTCCAGCTACCTGCGTTGCCGCCGGGCACCGAGACCGTCGAGGTCAACGGCGTGGAGTACCGGGTCCGCACCATCCCGATGGACCAGCAGGGTGGCGGTGTGCTGCTGTCGATCGGCATCCGCGCCGACAGTATCCTCTTGAGCCAGGCCAGAATTCCGATCTACATCGCCGTCGGTGTGCTGACCGTGCTGGTGGCGGCCGGATTCGGCTGGCTGCTGGCCGGGCCCGCCGTCCGGCCGCTGCGCAGGCTCACCGAACAGACCAAGCTGCTCGGCAACGGCGCCAAACCGGGTGCGCAGATGCCGGCCGTCACCGGCGCCCGGGAAGCCGAGGAATTGTCCGATGCGATGGCGGGCATGCTCAGCAGGCTGGTGGCCGCCCAGCAGGCGACGACCCGGTCTCTGCAGGCCGCACAGGATTTCGCGGCCAACGCCGCGCACGAACTGCGTACCCCGCTGACCGCGATGCGCGCGGACCTGGACACCCTGCGCATCCACGATCTGCCGACCGAGGAGCGCGAGGAGGTGGTGGCCGACCTGCTGCGCGCACAGCGCAGAGTCGAAGCGATCATCACCGCGCTGGGTCAACTGGCGTCGGGTCAATTGGCGCAGGCCGAGGACCGCGAACTGATCGACATCACCGATCTGCTGGACCGGGTGGCGCGCGAGAACGCGCGCACCGATGCGCCGGTGGAGATCACGGTGGAGGCCGGCGACGATCTCGGCATGGTGTGGGGATGGCCCGGTGGTCTGCGCCTGGCGGTCGACAATCTGGTGCGCAACGCCGTCGCACACGGAGCGGCGCAGCGGATCGTGCTGTCCGGGATCCGCGGCGCGGACCGGCAGTTGCGCATCGTGGTCGACGATGACGGGCGCGGACTGCCCGCCGAGGAGCGCACGGCGGTGCTCGGCCGGTTCGCGCGGGGGAGCACCGCCGCGCCCGGCGGTTCGGGTCTGGGACTGGCGCTGGTCACCCAGCAGGCGGCACTGCACGGTGGCCGGCTGGAACTCTCGGACAGCCCACTGGGCGGGCTGCGGGCGACGCTGACGATCTCCGACCGTGCCCCGGATCAGATCGAAGACAGCGAGCAGCCCTCGGCGGTCAGCGCCGCGCCAGAACCGTCGCGATGGCGCGCCAGCCGAGCAGCAGGACGGCGGTCGTGA